A window from Vulcanimicrobium alpinum encodes these proteins:
- the hypE gene encoding hydrogenase expression/formation protein HypE translates to MAHGAGGKASRRLVEGLIAPLFANETLAPLADAAIFPVAACRIATTADAFVVKPLRFAGGSIGELCINGTLNDLAVSGACPRTIMVSLILEAGLETATLRAELEAMAAAAARAGVAIAGGDTKVVEHGACDRMFVTTFGVGVVDERLRLGAQHVRKGDRVLLSGPIGDHGITILLARGELELEADLRSDTRSVWPMVRALLDAVPDGVRWMRDPTRGGVATALNELARDAGCAIALHEDAIPLRSEVRGACEILGLDPLHIANEGQFLAVVAERDAQRALEAVRAVAGGEDAALVGTVQSEPARAVVGITGYGGTRMIDMLVGDPLPRIC, encoded by the coding sequence ATGGCGCACGGCGCCGGCGGCAAAGCCTCGCGGCGCCTGGTCGAAGGCCTGATCGCGCCGCTCTTCGCGAACGAGACGCTGGCGCCGCTGGCGGACGCGGCGATCTTCCCCGTCGCGGCCTGCCGGATCGCGACCACCGCCGACGCCTTCGTCGTGAAGCCGCTGCGCTTCGCGGGCGGCTCGATCGGCGAGCTGTGCATCAACGGCACGCTCAACGATCTCGCCGTCTCGGGTGCGTGCCCGCGGACGATCATGGTCTCGCTGATCCTCGAAGCCGGACTCGAAACGGCGACCCTGCGGGCCGAACTCGAGGCGATGGCGGCGGCCGCCGCGCGGGCCGGTGTCGCGATCGCCGGCGGCGACACGAAGGTCGTCGAGCACGGCGCCTGCGACCGGATGTTCGTGACGACCTTCGGCGTCGGCGTGGTCGACGAGCGCCTGAGGCTCGGCGCGCAGCACGTGCGCAAAGGCGACCGCGTCTTGCTGAGCGGGCCGATCGGCGACCACGGAATCACCATTCTGCTCGCGCGCGGCGAGCTCGAACTCGAGGCCGATTTGCGATCCGACACGCGCAGCGTCTGGCCGATGGTGCGGGCACTGCTCGACGCCGTACCCGACGGCGTGCGCTGGATGCGCGATCCGACCCGAGGCGGCGTCGCCACGGCGCTCAACGAACTCGCGCGTGACGCCGGCTGTGCAATCGCTCTGCACGAGGACGCGATCCCGCTGCGCAGCGAGGTGCGCGGAGCGTGCGAGATCCTCGGACTCGATCCGCTGCACATCGCGAACGAAGGGCAATTCCTCGCAGTTGTCGCCGAGCGCGACGCGCAGCGCGCACTCGAGGCGGTGCGCGCGGTCGCAGGCGGCGAGGACGCGGCGCTCGTCGGTACGGTGCAGAGCGAGCCGGCACGCGCGGTCGTCGGGATCACCGGCTACGGCGGGACGCGCATGATCGACATGCTCGTCGGCGATCCGCTGCCGCGCATATGCTGA